The following proteins come from a genomic window of Dreissena polymorpha isolate Duluth1 chromosome 1, UMN_Dpol_1.0, whole genome shotgun sequence:
- the LOC127851687 gene encoding elongator complex protein 4-like encodes MATSFQKKSRGKGLQISGAKPSLYNNQLLVSSGIPSLDHLLGGGLAVGTVLLIEEDVFGNYSRLMLKYFCAEAVMTGHSMLLASADLSPDQLLSDLPRPIIDDPVNADEQTKEQYFDEHMKIAWRYTNLPKFQSTPTTVKFGHYYDLSKTMEEDLLKTANAEMIKIGINNADNFSMATNASNYMALIEKIQNKIEMEHFSTSSNPEKRNILRIALHSIGSPLWGENGGLLPDGEYDPSLSRFLLALRAILRSAFAVCVLTLPTHLMCDQAFVNRIERLCDTVVHVDSFAGSDKEKNPAFKEYHGLFNIKKLPSLNTLMCHMPDSLDLAFKLRRKKFTIEKLHLPPELSDSANRSQEDPDKRIKPESGCGNGGNSKLDF; translated from the coding sequence ATGGCAACAAGTTTCCAGAAAAAGTCGAGAGGAAAGGGCCTGCAAATCTCAGGAGCCAAACCTTCGCTGTACAACAATCAACTGCTGGTTTCGTCTGGGATTCCTTCTTTGGATCATCTTCTGGGCGGAGGTTTAGCGGTTGGAACAGTCTTGTTAATAGAGGAAGATGTGTTTGGAAATTACTCGCGTTTAATGCTTAAATATTTCTGTGCCGAAGCAGTAATGACAGGACATTCAATGCTACTTGCCAGTGCTGATTTATCTCCGGACCAGCTTTTGAGTGATTTACCTAGACCCATCATCGATGACCCTGTCAATGCTGATGAACAAACCAAAGAACAATATTTTGATGAACATATGAAGATAGCCTGGCGTTATACAAATTTACCGAAATTTCAGTCAACACCCACCACTGTTAAATTTGGTCACTACTACGACCTTAGTAAAACAATGGAAGAGGATTTGCTGAAGACTGCAAATGCTGAAATGATTAAGATTGGTATAAATAATGCTGATAATTTTTCAATGGCAACAAATGCATCCAATTATATGGCGCTTATAGAGAAGATTCAGAATAAAATTGAAATGGAACACTTCAGTACCTCATCCAATCCTGAAAAAAGGAACATATTACGAATTGCGTTACATTCAATAGGGTCGCCACTATGGGGAGAGAATGGTGGTTTGCTACCTGATGGTGAATATGACCCATCACTTTCCCGCTTTCTTTTGGCATTGCGTGCCATTTTGAGATCTGCATTTGCTGTCTGTGTTCTAACACTACCCACCCACCTTATGTGTGATCAGGCATTTGTAAACAGAATCGAAAGGCTGTGTGACACCGTGGTTCATGTAGACAGCTTTGCTGGGTCGGACAAGGAGAAAAATCCAGCCTTCAAAGAGTATCATGGGCTATTTAATATCAAGAAACTGCCTAGCCTGAACACACTAATGTGTCATATGCCTGATTCTTTAGATTTGGCGTTCAAACTTCGCAGAAAGAAGTTTACCATTGAGAAATTGCATCTTCCACCTGAACTTTCTGACAGCGCCAACCGTTCACAAGAGGACCCAGATAAGAGAATCAAACCTGAATCTGGCTGTGGTAATGGTGGCAACAGCAAGCTAGACTTTTAA